The DNA sequence TAAATCGAGGGATTAATTGagtcaaataaatttatttttgaggGCCAAAATATTGTAACCAATGCTATTTATTTCGAAATTATATGTAGAGCTGTCGATAGCAGTAGCACcatattataattagttaaatattttgaataactGTGtgtaaaaaacaaacaattatTGACTGGATACAGTAAATAAATAGGTCACTTTGTTTGTATAGATAATAGTATAATGTAGTACTATTGATATACGACTGAACATACATAGAATTCCTTGATGGCATAAAGAAGACATTTTATATgagtaaaaagaataaagataaaCGTATGTACatgtagtatataatatttctatattataaatCTAATTACACTATAACATGAATTAGTTttgtattagtattatttgtaTAGCAATATAAAAGAAGAAGTGATATGgacaatttataataaattttcacaCGATTTCGAGCTTGAATcgaaataattatacaatattaaattaatgtttttttcttaaatctattgatatttaatttaaaattttaatatttttctaaattattatgaaatgattagcgtgaaatttattttaaattaattcacgtttatatattggttttcaATGTAAAATGCCAAAAAGTTCGATTACGCATACATTTACATATATCACTACCCAAATCAAGGGTTTTGTTGATAGggacaaaaacaaaaaattcaaagaaattaatttagaacTGAAAACATCATACACTAATATAATCTAACAAATCTTAGTGGATCTGCTGAGGCTTTATAGGACTTGTATCTTTCTACATGTGtccaaaaatcacaaatttaaatagaaatggAGTTTGAATAATGCAGACGTATACATCCCCTAGTGCAGCACCCACAGCTTTCACTGCAACTATAAAGAAATGAATACATAGAAAATTTAGACATAAATAAATTGGGGAAACAGCCCATTCCTCAAAACCTGGTTTTTTGCACCCctcaaaacaattaatttatggTGTGACCAGAAAAATGAAGTATTGTTGTTTGAATCTTGCAGTTGCTTTGGTCAAATTATGGGCACTTTGTCTTTTTATGATTCAAGAATCCAAGATGCTCTATGTAGATTGTAGATCCATAttcatctttttatttcattgttatcaataattatataaaacattttatattatactacGAGAGATACGACGTGCAATGCATGTATTTGTTActagtttaaatttaaatatgatatccGTAACATTGCGTACATTTACAATGTGATTGGGAACACCGatatataaataagataacaattaaatattaggGTGACCTTGGGTGACCTTGTgtctaaatatttattacttcttCATCTGTCCTATAAATTTGGTCGCACCTTAACCgaacacgaattttaagaaatgtaatggaaagtgagttaaaaagttagtgaaacgtgagtcatacttttatatatttgtgttaCAAATATGaagttcaatactaaaaatagtaaaaaaaatgaaatggacaaattttgtggaacgaatggaaatgaaaaatgtgacaaactttCTAGGAcggagacggaggaagtattcaAAAGCTAATACTTCATGTGTAACTTATGATTCAATGGAGCTCGCAAGTTACCCCTCCATCCATGCACcattaaatattctattttagatCACTATGGACATTAAGAATTGTGAAAGAATGCGGAaggaaaaaatagtgaaatgcatgtttgattttcatatattagttttatattaaacCTAACTTAAATGAGTGAGACATGTAATGACAATGACAATTGGACGaactattatttcatttctatgtGTTATGCCTTTCTGAtgtaatttatgattaattgtATCATAGCGACACTTATCTAAAGCATACCATCCAATATTTACGGTATGCATCAAGAAAAAAGTATTGTACTACTATAACTAGTGAGAGTAGAGTAGGGTTGGGTTGGAGTTTACAAATgttatttaaagtttaaacatTGTGATATGAAAAGTTATTGCACCCCTAGAAATGGGCTTTTAGTTTCACTTTTAGTGCCTTCCTATGCACAATTTAGTCactcaaattataaaataattattgagcATCACTTCCAATCAAAGTTCGATAATCGCATAATTATTAGACAATTATTTCAATATGGTATTGTATTATACATAGTTATGCGTGCGTCATTTGAAATCCACCTCTCACTATTGATGATTATTGGGTTTTAATGCGATCAAGGGTCAATTATCGTCTAATAAtgctttaattatttcatcttaTCAAAAAAGATATTTCTCCTTAATTCTGTTTTATTGACATATTTCATCCACTAAGggcacaaacaaacaaacttttgcaatataattaaaatactactccctcagTCTCTTAAAATTCAGTATCATTTGACTCggcgcgggttttaagaaatacaataaaaagtgagttgaaaaagttagtggtatgtgaatcctacttttatatattagttttaaaataaaatgtgagtgagaataagttagtagaatgtgggatctactaccaaaaatagtaaaagtgaaagatgaaaatttttaaggaacggacaaaaaaaaatagatgacacattttcaaGGGAAGAGAGAGTACTATTAGATAATTTCGAGGCAGACTCCGAATAGTCCAATTATCTTTTCGGTCGGGCTTggatattatcaaatataatgatataataatCGTCAATTTATaacatgtataaatataataagttTTTGGGAAAATGGTATTCTTGCCAAACaataaaagacaaaaaaaattgtgatgagATGAATAGATTTATTGATTAAAGAAGATTATGGGCATCAACTTAGTACAACTATGAATAGTCTATGGTTTACATATAGATATGGAGTTTTTTTGCACTTAACAGTAATGAGAGTACTAAATCATATGCTGaggttaaaaaaaagaaaaaaaactgatGAAAAGAATACTggttaccaaaaaaaattatgtccCAGCATCTCCAGCCACTGATACAGTTCCGCATTCCGGCCTAACCGGGCTTCAGCCGGGCTTCTACAAGTTATCGATATCGGGTAAAGGCATTTTCCAGTAATTCCACGAGTTATAATCCTCCTGCGCAGATGCAAAGTTACACGCCACAAATATAGCATCAACAAGCCTGAGAAATGCGATTTCTTCGGGAAAAAGAGAAGCCTTTATGGCATTGGCATTACCTGCTCAATCAGTGATGTTGGTGGGAACATGTCATTCACCAGCGTGTGCAGCGAAGTGTATGATTTCACATCAATACGACGATTAATAGCCACCTCCCCCtgcaacaaaataaacattaaaatgaaaatcaagtgtttcgtttcatttttcttttcttgtttgaCCAAATCATTAAAGACTGTACCTTTGGGTTAATTATGAAGATTTTTCCCTTTGGAATCCCAATTTTCCGGTAGCTGAGCTCGTCAGTGTCTCTGTTCCCAAAGCCCGCGTAAAATGGATTGTAATCGGGAGGAAACAGAGCCTTAATATCCTGTAAATCGAAGATTGCAGAAACTTATATGAGAAGATGTGTAGGTTTTTGGCTGACAGATCTTTCATAACTAGATGGATATTGGCATTTACCTCCAAACATGCAATCTTGAATTCGTGTGGGGCTCGCCGTATAACTGGCACATCACAACATTTCTGTCAGATACGATGGGGAAAGATGCATCTACAAATCTATTGCAGTGCAGCAGTAGTGAAAAGAATGGAGAAAACGGAAATTTGCTTGTCATTATTCACAACCACATATGAAGGGAAATAATGCTAGAGAAGGAATCAAACTGATCAAGAATGGCTCTATCATATGAAATTCTTTTCATGCCAATAAAGTTTGAGCAACAGAATTTTGCGATTAGATTTCAAAATTCGAAAAGCAGGTTTCATCCATACGTATACACTTAATCTCCAAAGACGGCTCTCTCGTATcgagaaaaaatataagtcAGGTAGAGGTATCACCTTCTCGGTACAACGAGGGAAATAATCCATCAGGGGAAATGACAACAGGTCCATTTGGCAAGCTTTTACCATCCTGTCCACAatgaaacaaaacaataatccCAAGTCTCAAAACGTTATAAGAAGCACAAGAACAGATGCAAAATCTTGCACGTCACAGATGTGAGATAGATGGCATACAAGAAATGGTGGAAGTCATAGTTACCCGTTAAAAGTAACATGGATTTATGTGGACCAAACgttacaagttacaacaaaTTGAGCCCATCTTACAATTAAGAAACTTTATAGGATGCCTTAAGGTGCTACAAACATATCCCTATCAGAAACACCAAGCAACAAATTCCCTAGAGCTAGTTAGACTCAGGCTCATATAAACTATACCTGCTTGAGATTGAATAGGAAACTTTTCGTTAAGTATGCTTGAACAATAGCCCGTGCACTCAGAAATAAGAGTTGGTAACCATTCTCCTGTAgcaaaaataatcataatgaGACAACAGAAATAGTATATGGATACAGAACAAACAAATATGCAGCTTATATCATGTGGGctttcatatttaaataatcaaatgaGCTCAGAATACACAGTATTAAGTATTAACACAGCTAGGGAGACTCTAAAAACCCAGCATAGTGCCAAGGAGTTTGTGGTTTCTACTATTGTTTTGTGGTTCCTATATTCAGATTCACCAATCACACCTCCCGTAGAGCTATGGTATGCTAGGCTTTAATTTACAGCTATTGTTTGCATCAGATGTAGTGGTTccagatttttatttgtatttggGTGGTTAAGGATAGAAGTGTTCTTAAGGGGGGATAATAAGAACTATCTGCTTAGCATGAGTGAAGACATGCAAATATTATGCAGCATCTAACGATGAATTAGGTACCAGAACAAAGCATTTAAAGAGACTACCTTTATTGCAGAAAAAAGATGGGCGATCCCAGAATGAGTCCAGTCTTTTCCTACCAATGGCATAAACTGGCCAAGAACATCAGACCTACAAACAGGCATACATGATTTCTTTAGGCAAATACGAAAGCTTGTGGGATTGATTATCAAATCTCTATCTTTAAACACTAGAGTGTTAAGCCAATAATAGTCACCAATGCCGTACTTTAAACATATGTACCATCTCATTTAACAAATTCTGCAATGCAGCTTCGATGGCTACATTATAACTGCATCACTAGTAGCCGTCTTGGAAGAAAAAAACTACAGATTaggaaatgaaatataaaagacTTACTTGGTAATAGTCCCGTCCACATCTGATATCACGATTCGTGTATTCCACTTCCACAAGTATATATGAGCTTCAACCTTCTGGGATCCAAGAACTCTGGTAGAGAATTTGAAACTCACCATATTTTGTCCCTCTTTGAGATTCAAAGATGCTATCTGTTCGGTAGTGGGCGCATTGGTTCTTATAAACTGCTTGCGGGGAGACTCGCTAGCTGCCTGTGCTGTGGGAGTTGTAGCTGCCTGTTGGCTCTGTGAGCCAGAGTCAGAACCAACATAGATGTCTTCATTAGATGAGTAGCTAGTGGCATGTTCGAGTGGCTTGACCCTCCTAAATGGGATTGGCCAGAGTCTCCATCTGCGAGATTGAGTAGACACCATCTGTGGATCATCTTCCTTTATTTCTGGCTTCTCCTGTTCGACCGGGATTGAATCATCTGGCTCAACCGGTATATACTCGCCAAAAGCAGCCATGCCGAGAACGACGTGTGCAGCTTTATGCCATGGTAAGTACTTCCCCTGAATTCTAACAATCAGgtcttcatttttcactactGATGCAGGTGAAAGTTTGAAGTCCTCCAATGATATGCGCTTAGAGTCGAAGGCATCTTGTGCTGCACTCGAACCCATTCCAGCATGAAGCAACTTTGCGCAAAGAGATATCTCCAACCCTGCAATGAAAAATACGATAGTAACAGTTTTAGACCATAGCAGAAAGTAGGGGGTGGCAATCACAATGTTAGAATTAAATGAATTTCTTACCTGACgatatatctaaatttttgtaTCCAGTTGAAGAAGCTGTTTGAGGTTCTACACGGTCCTGGTCCCTTTCTTGATATACATCAGAAGGAGACTCCCTGCCATCATTCATTGTTCCGATGGTGCGATCAACTTCCACTGAGTCCTGATCAACACTAACTAATCGAACAGCCATGCGATCAGAACCATCAGGATCCGTATTGGAATCATATCTTTCATGAGCTGAAGCTTCAACCTGTGACTCTGGCAATGAGACATTGCTAGGATTTCCAGACTCGTGGCAATACGATTCGCCATTTTCTCTTGATATTTCAAGATTCTGTTCTACAGGCTCGTCATTCATCCAAGGACTGAAAGGAGATTTCTGGTCTCCTGAAGAACTGATATCCTCCTGATCCTCATTTGTCGACTGCTGAGACAATTCCATGAACTCCAAACAACTCTTGAATACATCTCGCCTTCTAAAACTACCTGATTCAGAGCCACTTTCTACGCTGAGTTCCTTGTCATGATTCGATGCCGGACTTTCTTGGAGATGATATAGATGCTCTTCATCACTTTGTCGATATTCCAACTGTTCAGAAGATTGAGGGTCCTTGTTTCCATTGCAATTTTTTCCTGAAGTAATTTCATGAGTAGTGGAGTCAAGCTCATCCATATAATTCGTTGTCCACGACTCATCACTCCTGTTAAACTGTTGAGTCCTTTCACCTGGTCCAAGGTGAAGATGAGGTGTGCTTAGTTGCACACTTGCAGCATCTGTCGCAGACGATGATATAGGCGCCGTTAGTATATGCCCATCTACACTCACCAAAACTACCTCCGAATTCGAATTTTGTGATTCCTCCAGTGCATGTTCCACACTATCTAAATTATCGTATCTACCAGAATCATACTCAGAAAACTCAACCGAACCATCCAAAGAAGATTGTTCATCTTGAAACTCATAGAAAATCCGCTCATTGTCAGACTCGACTCTCTCTAACCTCTTCATACTAAGTGAAGTGCGTAACTCTCGCATCTCTACATCACCACTATTAAAGTCATCAATCTCTTgtccaaaaaaatcattttctttagAACCACTCTCTGCATTACTATAAACACTACTATTATCCTCCCTCCCGCCTTCAAGACTGTCTGAGTCCTTAATACCCTCGTGATCATCCTTGTCCGCATCAACCTCTCTAACAAAATACGCTTCACCGGAGTTATCAAGATGCATATGAAAATTGGCTTCCACACCATTGACTTCTATCCGGACAACCTTCTCCGCCCCTTTGAGAACGCCTTGGAATTTTCCAAATCGAACATACCAAGGCGTGCTCCTAAACGTGCCATCATGCTGCTTAACAGTGATTATGTCAACCGCCCCACCAAACGGATGAAACGGTGTGGCAACAGAGTACACTCCTTGTGTTATGAAGCTACTAACTTTACCCACCACATTCATTTGGCTCACTTACACAAATTCAACCCCCAAAAATCCCTTACAGTCTACTATTTCTCAAAAAAACCTGTTAACCCTCTAAACACTTAATCAATCAACATAAACCAAGATAAGAGAATTGTCAAAACTGTTCAATCCTCGGAA is a window from the Salvia hispanica cultivar TCC Black 2014 chromosome 1, UniMelb_Shisp_WGS_1.0, whole genome shotgun sequence genome containing:
- the LOC125201171 gene encoding phosphatidate phosphatase PAH1-like encodes the protein MNVVGKVSSFITQGVYSVATPFHPFGGAVDIITVKQHDGTFRSTPWYVRFGKFQGVLKGAEKVVRIEVNGVEANFHMHLDNSGEAYFVREVDADKDDHEGIKDSDSLEGGREDNSSVYSNAESGSKENDFFGQEIDDFNSGDVEMRELRTSLSMKRLERVESDNERIFYEFQDEQSSLDGSVEFSEYDSGRYDNLDSVEHALEESQNSNSEVVLVSVDGHILTAPISSSATDAASVQLSTPHLHLGPGERTQQFNRSDESWTTNYMDELDSTTHEITSGKNCNGNKDPQSSEQLEYRQSDEEHLYHLQESPASNHDKELSVESGSESGSFRRRDVFKSCLEFMELSQQSTNEDQEDISSSGDQKSPFSPWMNDEPVEQNLEISRENGESYCHESGNPSNVSLPESQVEASAHERYDSNTDPDGSDRMAVRLVSVDQDSVEVDRTIGTMNDGRESPSDVYQERDQDRVEPQTASSTGYKNLDISSGLEISLCAKLLHAGMGSSAAQDAFDSKRISLEDFKLSPASVVKNEDLIVRIQGKYLPWHKAAHVVLGMAAFGEYIPVEPDDSIPVEQEKPEIKEDDPQMVSTQSRRWRLWPIPFRRVKPLEHATSYSSNEDIYVGSDSGSQSQQAATTPTAQAASESPRKQFIRTNAPTTEQIASLNLKEGQNMVSFKFSTRVLGSQKVEAHIYLWKWNTRIVISDVDGTITKSDVLGQFMPLVGKDWTHSGIAHLFSAIKENGYQLLFLSARAIVQAYLTKSFLFNLKQDGKSLPNGPVVISPDGLFPSLYREVIRRAPHEFKIACLEDIKALFPPDYNPFYAGFGNRDTDELSYRKIGIPKGKIFIINPKGEVAINRRIDVKSYTSLHTLVNDMFPPTSLIEQEDYNSWNYWKMPLPDIDNL